One window of the Plasmodium relictum strain SGS1 genome assembly, chromosome: 1 genome contains the following:
- a CDS encoding tyrosine--tRNA ligase, putative, with protein sequence MEANLSKREENEVEDKNGQIENIENIDKRFNEIISISCECIQPDELKAKLLLKRRLICYDGFEPSGRMHIAQGLLKSLIVNKLTSNGCTFIFWIADWFAQLNNKMSGDLKKIKKMGNYFIEVWKSCGMNMQNVEFLWASDEINKKPNDYWSLVIDISRSFNINRIKRCLKIMGRNEGEENYCSQILYPCMQCADIFFLNVDICQLGTDQRKVNMLAREYCDIKKIKKKPIILSHEMLPGLLEGQEKMSKSDENSAIFMDDLEADVNRKIKKAYCPPNIIENNPIFAYAKSIIYPYYNKFHLVRKEKNGGDKIYYNIKELEDDYISGLVHPLDLKDNVANYINKLLEPVRDHFQNNAEAKKLLNEIKKYKLTK encoded by the exons atggaagcAAACCTTTCAAAAAGAGAAGAGAATGAAGTTGAAGATAAAAATGGacaaatagaaaatatagaaaatattgataaaagatttaatgaaattatttcAATTTCTTGTGAATGTATTCAACCAGATGAATTAAAAGCAAAATTGCTTTTAAAAAGAAGACTAATATGTTATGATGGATTTGAACCATCTGGTCGTATGCATATAGCTcaag gtttattaaaaagttTGATTGTAAATAAATTAACAAGTAATGGTTGTACTTTCATTTTTTGGATAGCTGATTGGTTTGcacaattaaataataaaatgtcaggagatttaaaaaagataaaaaaaatgggaaattattttattgaaGTTTGGAAATCATGTGGGATGAATATGCAAAATGTCGAATTTTTATGGGCAAGTGatgaaataaacaaaaaaccAAATGATTATTGGTCCTTAGTAATTGATATATCAAGAAGTTTTAACATAAATAGAATTAAAAGATGTTTAAAAATCATGGGAAGAAATGAGGGAGAAGAAAATTATTGTTCTCAAATTTTATATCCATGTATGCAATGTgctgatattttttttttgaatgtAGATATATGTCAATTAGGAACTGATCAAAGAAAAGTAAATATGCTAGCAAGAGAGTATtgtgatattaaaaaaattaagaagaAACCGATTATTTTATCTCATGAAATGCTACCAGGATTATTAGAAGGGCAAGAAAAAATGTCAAAATCAGATGAAAATTCAGCTATATTCATGGATGACTTAGAAGCTGAtgttaatagaaaaattaaaaaagctTATTGCCCACcaaatataatagaaaataatccAATTTTTGCTTATGCAAAATCAATAATATATccatattataataaatttcatttagtcagaaaagaaaaaaatggag gtgataaaatatattataatattaaagaatTAGAAGATGATTATATTAGTGGTTTAGTTCATCCACTAGATTTAAAAGATAATGTCGCCAACTATATTAACAAATTACTAGAACCAGTAAGAGAtcattttcaaaataatgcagaagcaaaaaaattattaaacgaaataaagaaatataaattaacgaaataa
- the RPN10 gene encoding 26S proteasome regulatory subunit RPN10, putative: MSNIEATIICIDNSDYNRNEDILPNRFLSQIDCINVLCCNKTSMHYKNNIGILMMAGDKIKVKVSLTNDIGQLLSCIHDIKLDGTCDIIRSLLIAQLALKHRVDKNLEQKIILFIGSPFEVNEKQLINTGKQLKKNNISVDIISFGNINKNRDKLMKLFESVNNNDNCRFIECPETETNLSKFVLNSFLNNNDFNIDNMQDEQLISAMQMSLEENPNFNEKKNNNNNNDLPTIEEIENMKDIDNELKEALILSLKEYTEKNKSENINKEESNNNTHYDKKEENLTLVNENYKNNFDNNNENKLEESKEKKENESYEKVFKIDKDENIVENSKYVINENIYNNDKNISKESDSKKSEENDKNKASLIQDTNYISDILNKINKNSNVFEKNESSNNEESLNKDKENKDPSNNQKK, translated from the exons atgaGTAATATTGAAGCAACCATTATTTGTATAGATAATAGTGATTATAATAGAAATGAAGATATTTTACCTAATAGATTTTTATCACag atTGATTGTATAAATGTATTATGCTGCAATAAAACAAGTAtgcattataaaaataatataggaATATTAATGATGGCCggagataaaataaaagtaaaagtTTCATTAACAAATGATATAGGTCAGTTATTGTCTTGTATACATGATATAAAATTAGATGGAACTTGTGATATTATAAGAAGTTTATTAATCGCACAATTAGCTCTGAAACATCGAGttgataaaaatttagaacaaaaaattattttatttattggtAGTCCTTTTGAAGTAAATGAAAAACAACTTATTAATACAGGgaaacaattaaaaaaaaataatatatctgTTGATATAATAAGCTTtggtaatataaataaaaatagagatAAATTGATGAAATTATTTGAAAGTGTCAATAACAATGACAACTGTAGATTTATTGAATGCCCAGAAACTGAAACAAATTTAAGTAAATTTGTCTTAAACtcctttttaaataataatgattttaataTAGACAATATGCAAGATGAACAATTAATAAGTGCTATGCAAATGTCTTTAGAGGAAAATCcgaattttaatgaaaaaaaaaataataataataataatgatttacCTACTAttgaagaaatagaaaatatgaaAGATATAGATAACGAATTAAAAGAAGCcttaatattatcattaaaagaatacactgaaaagaataaatcagaaaatataaataaagaagaatCAAATAACAATACtcattatgataaaaaagaagaaaactTAACACTagttaatgaaaattataaaaacaattttgataataataatgaaaataaattagaagaatcaaaagaaaaaaaagaaaatgaaagttatgaaaaagtttttaaaatagacaaagatgaaaatatagtagaaaattcaaaatatgtaataaacgaaaatatttataacaatgacaaaaatatttcaaaagaaAGTGATTCAAAAAAGTctgaagaaaatgataaaaataaggcATCATTAATACAAGATACTAATTATATTTCTGATAttctaaataaaattaataaaaattctaatgtttttgaaaaaaatgaatcatcaaataatgaagaaagtttaaataaagataaagaaaataaagatcCTTCAAATAACCagaaaaaatga
- the DegP gene encoding serine protease DegP, putative, whose product MELFHKVLLFNVIIVIFLNFLNIDYSFSYLDNFIEKNEYSNRKLHEFTEPFFFNNKVNVGKEKHISLKDEAEYYGNEKENDENEVENDENEAENDENEAENEIQNGENEIESNENEEENSKNELEDNKDEMENNEYIMEKYIDEIEKYTDEIEKYKDEKQNYKDTKEEDLLFSDNGEKKNGLTNDSNESSILFNQKKGLKYEKGKKDLVNKEDKLEREKEREKEKEKEKEKEKEKEKEKEILILKHTKVPVIEEEPNNNKVLNLLKNEKKNYENNYKEQTENKNEKYNSKKLKENNYIDKKRNKIKHETFTKAFNNKISKNKSSDASILEPILDKLDFPYLENQPLNNKENSNKDIDEKNFVLENILAYPNLEENTQNNTYAVETSNLKGNNNNNPLDENTNLLGTKIVKSKLKRKNNTLNPIEQITLDNSSLNEKNNSENINSYGNYLQNNIKNKEEKLGKLKLISNQYETKDIERSFLYNLLKFIKENIFYNNLKFNNHNNFTTYNEKEVILKDEPNGHNLINKQDNNPIFQDIQNNEKNSSVKILRFFPKYFNPHPTKNERGIFNHGKKKDTIENDALRSVNKFEHNNVSKNAVISEKLLENLKKINVSNELNSEFKKKEKNNNSEGKEENELNSLNRIFKGVVKLYVDITRPNLEMLWQNNPPKHITGSGFVIEGNLILTNAHNIAYSTRILIRKHGNSKKYESKVIYVAHESDIAILVVHDPSFYEDIESLELGSLPSLRDDVVTVGYPSGGDKLSITKGIISRLDVQYYKHSNYKLLLTQIDAPMNPGNSGGPALVKGKVVGICFQSFKMANNISYIIPSTIIKHFLLDIYKTNHYNGYAFLGVKYEPLENTNIRGILGLDYLEKQKFIKESMGILVTEIDENQMKYKKSDIDYCNYIKINQKEEINIKQNIKTQKLNETIINDSNKEDKCYGLKKNDVILSIDNKNINNDGTTKLRNDEYVGFQYILNDKFIGDLSIIKIVRNKEIKSVVVRLSKINYLISQHNWDIRNKYFIYGGLVFTTLSKNLYSENETENPEINRLIQYNFFKKNEDDEIVILKNILPSKLTIGYYYSDCIVLKVNNIAVKNLKHLVDIIENKNINELKDNNSGSNSYVKYSNIDYVQSDKNLIDFYILTPKGEVPLVLNRDDVKKNQRTIFTTFNIINDRFLY is encoded by the exons ATGGAATTATTTCATAAAGtacttttatttaatgtaataatagtaatattcttgaattttctaaatattGATTATAGTTTCAGTTACTTAGATAATTTTATAgagaaaaatgaatattcAAATAGAAAATTGCATGAGTTCACtgaaccttttttttttaataataaagtaaatgtaggaaaagaaaaacataTATCACTTAAAGATGAAGCAGAATATTATGggaatgaaaaagaaaatgatgaaaatgaagtagaaaatgatgaaaatgaagcagaaaatgatgaaaatgaagcAGAAAATGAAATACAAAATGGTGAGAATGAAATAGAaagtaatgaaaatgaagaagaaaatagtAAGAATGAATTAGAAGACAATAAAGATGAAATGGAAAACAATGAATATATAatggaaaaatatatagatgaaatagaaaaatatacagatgaaatagaaaaatataaagatgaAAAACAAAACTATAAAGATACAAAAGAAGAGGATCTTTTATTCTCTGATAatggagaaaaaaaaaatggattgACAAATGATTCGAATGAATCAAGTATACTatttaatcaaaaaaaaggattaaaatatgaaaaaggaaaaaaagacTTAGTTAATAAAGAGGATAAATtagaaagagaaaaagaaagagaaaaagaaaaagaaaaagaaaaggaaaaagaaaaagaaaaagaaaaggaaaaagaaatattaattttaaaacataCAAAAGTACCAGTAATAGAAGAAGAgccaaataataataaagtgttaaatttattaaagaatgaaaaaaaaaattatgaaaacaattataaagaacaaacggaaaataaaaatgaaaaatataatagtaaaaaattaaaagaaaataattatatagacaaaaaaaggaataaaataaaacatgaAACATTTACAAAagcatttaataataaaatttctaaaaataaatcttCTGATGCATCAATATTAGAACCAATTTTAGATAAACTAGATTTTCCTTATTTGGAAAATCAACCACTTAATAACAAGGAAAATAGTAACAAAGACatagatgaaaaaaatttcgttttagaaaatattttgGCATATCCTAATTTAGAGGAAAATACACAAAATAATACATATGCTGTAGAAACATCAAAtttaaaaggaaataataataataatccCTTAGATGAAAATACAAATTTATTAGGAACAAAAATAGTTaaatcaaaattaaaaaggaaGAATAATACTCTAAATCCTATAGAACAAATTACTTTAGATAATTCATCactaaatgaaaaaaacaattCTGAGAATATAAATAGTTATGGGaattatttacaaaataatataaaaaataaagaagaaaaattaggAAAACTCAAATTAATTAGTAATCAATATGAAACAAAAGATATTGAGagatcatttttatataacctattaaaattcattaaagaaaatatattttataataatctaaaatttaataatcaCAATAATTTCACTACATATAATGAGAAAGAAgtaatattaaaagatgaaCCTAATGGACATAATCTAATTAATAAACAAGATAATAATCCTATTTTTCAAGATAttcaaaataatgaaaaaaactcTTCTGTAAAGATTTTAAGATTTTTTCCTA agTATTTTAATCCTCATCCTACTAAAAATGAAAGAGGAATTTTTAATcatggaaaaaaaaaggatacaATAGAAAATGATGCTTTAAGAAGTGTTAACAAATTTGAACATAATAATGTTTCAAAAAATGCAGTTATAAGTGAAAAACTTTTagaaaacttaaaaaaaataaatgtgaGTAATGAATTGAACtcagaatttaaaaaaaaagagaaaaataataacagtgaaggaaaagaagaaaatgaattaaattctttaaatagAATTTTTAAAGGAGTTGTTAAATTATATGTTGATATTACTCGACCTAACTTAGAAATGTTGTGGCAAAATAATCCACCTAAACATATTACGGG ctCTGGATTTGTTATTGAAggaaatttaatattaacgAATGCTCACAACATTGCTTATAGTACAAGAATTTTAATTAGAAAACATGG GAActctaaaaaatatgaatctAAAGTTATATATGTAGCACATGAATCCGATATAGCTATATTAGTTGTACATGATCCTAGTTTTTATGAAGATATAGAATCACTTGAACTTGGTTCACTTCCATCTTTGAGAGATGATGTTGTAACCGTTGGATATCCATCAGGTGGAGATAAGTTGAGTATAACAAAAGGGATAATCAGTAGATTAGATGTACAGTATTATAAACATTCTAACTACAA attatTATTAACTCAAATAGATGCACCGATGAATCCAGGGAATAGTGGGGGTCCAGCTTTAGTAAAAGGAAAAGTGGTAGGTATTTGTTTTCAGTCATTTAAAATGgcaaataatatttcttatattattCCATCTACTATAATTAAGCACTTTcttttagatatatataaaacgAATCATTATAACGGCTATGCATTTTTAGGAGTAAAATATGAACCTTTAGAAAATACTAATATACGTGGAATATTGGGATTAGATTATcttgaaaaacaaaaatttattaaagagAGTATGGGAATTTTAGTAACTGAAATAGACGAAAAtcaaatgaaatataaaaaatctgACATTGATTAttgtaattatataaaaataaatcaaaaagaagagataaatattaaacaaaatattaaaacacaaaaattaaatgaaactATAATAAACGATTCTAATAAAGAAGATAAATGCTAtggattaaaaaaaaatgatgtcATCTTAAGtatagataataaaaatataaataatgatggTACAACAAAATTAAGGAATGATGAATATGTTGGATTTCAATATATACTTAATGATAAATTTATAGGTGATTTAagcataataaaaatagtaagaaataaagaaataaaaagtgTAGTTGTTAGATtatcaaaaattaattacTTAATTTCTCAACATAACTGGGACATAAGAAACaagtattttatatatgGAGGATTAGTTTTCACAACTTTatctaaaaatttatattcagAAAATGAGACAGAAAATCCTGAAATTAATAGATTAATACagtacaatttttttaaaaaaaatgaagatgatgaaatagtaatattaaagaatataCTACCATCAAAGTTAACTATTGGCTATTATTATAGTGACTGTATTGttttaaaagtaaataacATTGcagtaaaaaatttaaagcaTTTAGTtgatataatagaaaataaaaatataaatgaattaaaggATAATAATTCTGGAAGCAATTCTTATGTTAAATATTCAAATATAGATTATGTTCAATcagataaaaatttaattgatttttatatattaacacCTAAAGGAGAAGTACCTCTTGTTTTAAACAGAGATGATGTCAAAAAGAATCAACGTACAATTTTTACaacttttaatattattaatgacagatttttatattaa